ACAACTCGTATTAAAATATCACCAATCATTATCaactttttagattttatagATATCTATCACTCTAGTACACAAATAAAACGTACCTTAACATCAGATTGTTAGTAATCCGATTCCGACCTTAGAAAATTTATAGTTGAGCACAGAATTATTCGATACTTGAATTGGTGAAAGGCAATGAAATGTCCGATGGAATCGAGGTGTGCAAACTGTCCCCATAAGGTTCAATAGGTTAAGATGATTTTGGGACAGAGATTCAAATGAGGAGAGCAAATTCCCCATATAATATTTGCTTTTGTCTCTTTGCAAATGTCTTGGAATCCTCCAGTGGACCACTACTACTAGTATCACCAGCTGGATTTTAACCCCACCAACCCTAACTAATCATTCTCTATTCCCTTACGAGTCGTTTAGCATAAGGTATAATAATTTCAGGATCAAACGATAACTACATGTCATAAACATTGCTAGACTCTAGTGTGTACTAAAGCTTTACCCATAGTCAATCGATTCGTTTTTCCGCTTTCCTTATATCGAATATACAACACTTTCTCCTTCTCCAAAAGTGAAACTACCTGTAAAGAGGTTAAATGAGACTGTACAATCTGAAATTTCTGCCTAATATAATTCAGATTTGGTCTGTTTggttttttcttcttccacGTTTTCCAACTTCTTGCACAATTTTCACTATATTTCCCTATTTCAGTTTTCTTGTTTGACCCACCAATCCAACCTTCATATATTGACCCTTCTTCCTTCTTCCATCTTACTATATAAACCCTAACCACACCATTCAAATCCATATTATCAAACAGTTTCCGGTGGAGggctaaggaagaagaagaagaagaagaagagagctATATTGTACTGTACTTCATCACATGGCATCCATTTGGGTTTTGTTATCTCCATGGATAccttatttcatttctttcatagcTTTTTTACTTCTTCTTGAACAGATCTCTTACATCAAGAAGAAGCGTTTTCTTCCTGGCCCAACTCTTGTATTCCCCTTTCTTGGCAACGTAATTCCCTTAGTCACAAATCCAACTAAATTCTGGGACCTTCAATCAGCTCTAGCTAAGTCTACTAGCCATGGTTTTTCTGTTAACTACATCATAGGTAAGTTCATTCTTTATATCCACTCAACTGACCTCTCCCATAAGGTCTTTGCCAATGTCCGCCCTGACGCTTTCCATCTTATCGGTCACCCTTTTGGGAAAAAGCTATTCGGCGAACATAACTTGATTTACATGTTTGGGCAAGAACATAAAGACCTTCGCCGACGAATTGCCCCAAATTTTACCCCTAAAGCTCTTGGAACTTACACTGATATTCAACAGAGGATTATTATCAAACACTTCAAGTCCTGGTTAGATGAAGCATCCAAATCCCCTAACACCCCAATCCCGCTTCGTCTACTTTGCAGGGATATGAACTTGGATACTTCTCAGACTGTGTTCGTTGGTCCATACTTGGATGGAGAATCCAGAAAGAGATTTAATGTTGATTACAATTACTTCAATGTTGGGTTGATGAAACTTCCTGTTGATTTACCGGGTTTTGCGTTCAGAAATGCTAGATTAGCAGTTGGGAGATTAGTTGACACCCTTTCGGTTTGTGTGGAACAAAGCTTAAACAagatgaaaaacgaagaagaacCCACATGCTTGATTGATTTCTGGATGCAGGAAAATTTAAGAGAGATTAACGAAGCTAAGATCAATGGATTACAGAAGCCATTTCAGTACACTAACAAGGAACTTGGAGGTTTCCTGTTCGACTTCCTCTTTGCTGCTCAAGATGCTTCTACTTCTGCTTTGTTATGGGCAATCGTGCTTCTAGATTCTCACCCACAAGTTCTGGAGAAAGTTCGGTCGGAGGTAGCGAGATTCTGGTCGCCAGAATCTGAGCAGCCGCTGACGGCGGAAATGCTCAGGGAAATGAAGTACCTGGAAGCGGTGGCGCGTGAGATAATCAGAATCAGAGCTCCGGCGACAATGGTGCCACATATTGCCGGCGAAGAATTCCGGTTAACCGAAGATTACGTTATCCCAAAAGGAACAATTGTGTTCCCGTCGGTTTTTGATTCATCATTTCAGGGTTTTCCTGAACCGGAGAAATTTGAACCGGACCGGTTCATGGAGGAGAGACAAGAGGAGCGGGTTTACAAAAAGAACTTTCTAGCATTTGGAGCTGGGCCCCATGCGTGTGTCGGCCAGAAGTATGCTATTAACCACTTGATGCTTTTCATTGCTATGTTTACGGCTCTGATTGATTTCAAGAGACACAAAACGGACGGCTGTGATGACATCTCGTATATTCCAACCATTGCTCCAAAGGATGATTGCAAAGTTTTCCTTGCACATAGGTGCACACGATGATTgcccattttttaaaaaataatcaatttggccccattttaattatttttctatttttttccttgttttttttaaattttaaattttagtgtGTGAATACACGTAACTTGATCAAATGATCAAGATtcttttaaaatgtttgttggAGCAATTGATGGAGTGGCAAATATTTGGGATTGTGTGgaagattaataaaataaattccttttaattattggactacttattttatcatatatatatatattatgaatagTGTTATCAACATGAGCTCATGGCTTAtcaatttgtttatatttgattGTATGGGGAATTATctttaaatggataaaatttaGACTTTTTGAATTCATCTTTGACCCGTTAATTAGAAGTTGAGTACAATTTGGACATTGAGAGAATATCTAAGGTGTGTTGGTAGTGTGAAAGGAAAATATTAGATGTTTTCAGATTTTGTTcagatttgattaatttaaaaataaatatttttctcaaattcaaaaaaattaattattctataTTTTCTAGACCACCGACTCGCCCCAACATGGGGCTTGGCTTTGAACTCAATCGGAGAACCTTGATCCTATGATCCAAGATTCAATTCTTGACTTTGATCACATTTCTCAACTCGAAACTCAAATTTTAACCGTGGCACGACTCCTAACCAAACCCCATTTGGGGTCCAATCCTGACCTCATTTCAGAATATGATTCAACTCTTAACTTCGACCCTAATtcctagttcataacccaaaaTTTGGTTCAACCCTTAAaccatccccccccccccccccccNNNNNNNNNNNNNNNNNNNNNNNNNNNNNNNNNNNNNNNNNNNNNNNNNNNNNNNNNNNNNNNNNNNNNNNNNNNNNNNNNNNNNNNNNNNNNNNNNNNNNNNNNNNNNNNNNNNNNNNNNNNNNNNNNNNNNNNNNNNNNNNNNNNNNNNNNNNNNNNNNNNNNNNNNNNNNNNNNNNNNNNNNNNNNNNNNNNNNNNNNNNNNNNNNNNNNNNNNNNNNNNNNNNNNNNNNNNNNNNNNNNNNNNNNNNNNNNNNNNNNNNNNNNNNNNNNNNNNNNNNNNNNNNNNNNNNNNNNNNNNNNNNNNNNNNNNNcacccccccccccccatcccCAAACAAACACACACAACAAGGGACCAAACCCTTGACCCTGATCAGGAGATCAAACCCCAAACTCATCGCAACTCCCAAACCAATTTTTGACCTAAGATATAATAGTTGATTCTCACTCAAGATCTGATTCTTGACGTAATACTTAACTCCTAATGTCAAGGTCAGTTTCTTGGTTGTGTGGACAAGTTAGGTATTGGTAAATTGTTCTTTAACTTCGAATGTAATGTTGGTCTTGGAATATTATTTCATATCAATTATCATATTACTGAGTTatattcaaatgttgaattCATATATACTCATCATTCATGAGAATATAGTTTATACTCCTAATTGCTTCTATGTGTGATCTATGAAATGTTCTGACTTTATATTTTGAGATATTACTCTTTTAAGAATCTTTATCTAATTATTGGCATTGAAACCTGTCTTAACTAACAAGTAATCTattcgtttatttttatttgtccattataatttgtttgaatgccaaaaaataatttattacttatttttaatttatctttaataaTAACTATAACTATTTTTCAGGTGCATTTCTAAGTCATAAGATTTATTAAAAGTGTTTTTTAACTTAGTCTCAGCTAATATTTATGTAGttcaattaatataatattatgtaaatTGTCATGTATGATGTGTAAATCTACTTGTTGTAGTTTATAtagatttaaatattaaaattgaaaagcaAAAATCAGCGAAAATCAATTAAACAACATattcatgtattattattttttctttaatagcAAAACCAAGTCATATGCTTTGTTATtactatttcttttgtattgttttgaattaattgttaaaagaatGATTTAAAAGCTTTCACATCATATATTGCTAAAGAAAATTGTGTAAAAagcaatttttaaatttgtgacaATGAAGTGGTTATATATGTGGATATATTAGTTATAAGTAGGCCACCCTCCATATAAAATGAGCTGGAAATGTAATTAGTGTACGTATCTGTcctaaaaaagtttttaaaatatacgtGAACATGACCTGTGATTCGAACTAATTAAAActtatattctttaattataattaattagtatattttgttttactAATTAATCCTAAATCAAATTTCTTTGTTTGATACGGTGGTGTCCTGTACCCACGCACCTTGGAGAGGTAGACAAAATTTCCCATTTTCGTATAAAAAAAGAACCTCCAATTCaaaaacttataattaaaaataaaaaaatacttaatatttCATTACGATTCTTATTAATGGTGGATTACATTTCTTTTAAGATTATCATTACCTTTCAATCACGATCCTTATTGATGCAATAGATTTCTTTCTAAaattgtcattatatatttatagaaactATCATAAGTTATACTTTTCATTATAGTATAATAAagtaacaaaaagaaaaaattgagggACAATTATGGGACTTAAAGGAATatagaaagtttttttttatataacataaaattgAGAGACAATTATGGGACATAACTGAGaaagttttgttttttataacaTACATGTGAAGCACAGTTGAGtgtttttaaagtttaaaattacattgcaaaaaaattaaaaataataattgaggAACAATAATGAGTGGGGTCTTGTCTTTAGATTTAGAATTCATTTGGatagtatgaaaaaaataacattgAATACAATAGTTAGTAATGATGAAGTGAATAAGTAGATGACTATATATTTAGTGTATTAAAGACAATAATTATGTCTTTATTCATGTTTATCCATGTATTAATAACTTtgttaatattatgatttgCTATAAATTTCACAATAACTAATACATATCTTGATTATCCGAATATAGAAcaatcttaataaataaaaaaagaaatatttaattatctaataCATCCTATCAAACGgtattataaaatttcaattttgacTCCATTTTCTAATATTAACTCATTTTCATAGACATAAAAATCTGTTATCTCACCAAACGGACAATGGCTGCAATGAATTTGATAACTATTGTGATTGATGCGTCTcgatttataaaatttgtgatCTACGTATTTAATGCATGGCAGAACTTATGACATGCAATATACAACtttaataccaaaaaaaatatctattaaaTACAAACAAATTGAGTATCGCAAATtcagatattatttttatttctatatttacattaaaataaaattctttatCAGAGATTTCGAAAGTGAAACTCTTTCGAAAGTTGAAGTTACTCACTAAAGTAGATATCTATTTCCTAGAGATGGACCAACATTATTGAGAGAAGGTTTCATTGTTCTTAAAGGGCGAAGCTATCTAGGGCAAGGCTATAAAGCGATACGCTTCGTcgaaaaactatatatatatatatatatataaaattgacatttttttaagtACAAGTTCAAGATTCAATGTAATAAttataagaaattataaaaattacttgAGATTATGTACTCTATCCCCACTGATTTGATTGTTTTGTAagaattaagtaaataaaatctGCCCTATAAAGAAGCATGGCAAAATATTGCAAACTTGACAGAGATAAAAAGATGGGAGGGTTCAATctccaataataaataaataattgtggGGTAATATTTCGATGTtgcttttatttgtcatattgtagttttcaaaagttaatttaatttatttttaaaattagatcagattacattaatttaatttttttaaataaaaaatttagatatttaaaaactatacgAAAATTACTATTTATTGCAATATTTTACATATCAATGCTGAAGAAATATATTCTACAATAttagtcaatatttttatagtttgactctaaaaattgCAAGTATGACAATTAATATTGGAcggagaaaatattaaattggaGGATACGTTAAATTTGGTGTTTCcctttatttgaattttgaaggcTAGGAAATATACcaatgtttttaatatttttagtgaTACATCAGATAAGGAAATGATTTAGCGTCACAGTTAGTGAAatactatttattatttgttatatgaattttctaatttttttgagaaatcttaCTTACCtaatttgttttgattataATCTTGATCTATATCTATGAGGTGCACCCACTATACCATTTTGTAATTAAATTTCAAGAGTGTAGGGGACctaattaaagatattttataaGGTAGCACaattgataattaatatataggCACATTACATCATTTACTTCCAAAGAAATAATGTGTGCCTATAAAATCATGTTACATGACATATCATCATACGTATATATTggatatattatataataaataaagtatacaagttatatattattgatataaataattttggataatattttatatacttcatACATTTGACATGGTATATAGTTATCATCATCGTAAAGTTTTCGTAGATCttacaaacattttaaattattaattattatgatgtataggacttttacataatttataaatatatgaattctatcttattttttttaaaatttcatatataaattttcggttaaagtaaatttatttcttttgggtgtatttgactttttttattatgtccGCTAAGTATCTCTTTCTTAATTAAAAGGATACAATCTTTTATGATTGACCAAAATTAggttactttttaaaattgtcAAATGGGAGATTCTAGAATCcttacaaattaaaatagtCAATTTATGACAACTTAACGATGATTTTAGTTGACAATATTTTAGATAATTGTTTCTGGATAAAGATAGGAATAAACACTCATCTAATTGCagtttcatattttttagagataaatttcactattataaatatatttatatttatgattcacaacgaataaaaataaaatatatatttcattcgtttcaaaaagaatgtttttagttttttttttggtttgtttcAGAAAGAatgatctcttttcttttttgataacacttaaactttccacgtggcatgtttaagaccacaagattaaaggacattttgatacatttgacataattttaatttagaaccacaaaattaaagtcttctctcttttcttaaactccgttccaagttaaactaggttattttttttaaaacagagaaattataattttaattatgtttttttcttaatatgtcTACTATCTGACAAGTTCAATTAATATCGAATAGAAAAAGTATAGCTTTTGGTTAGTTGAAGGggataaaattataattgatacacaattaattatacattatttttaattggaGATATTAAATAGTGTTTGTACTATATTTAAAGACAAATATgacattttaaaagtaaataagtCGTACATAATAATTGGAGTAATTGTTGTTAGCAAGTCtaaatcccctcactgtacggACACATGGTTCTGACATAGGCAGAcccataattcaattttaatatttattaagatatCAATTCGTTTTAACATATATCTTTATACGATACAGTAGTAAAATTATTTACGCTTCGCGCAAGAATATTACGTAATTATAtcacataatttataaaataatattttaaaatttattaattattaaaattaaaatactatattattttatatataatattacatagtaataaatattaattataaaaaagaaaataataattatcacatcttattatttattcttcatttcaatcATCTTTActttgatttataatttatcCTTTTGTTTGCCGAAAGTGGTACTGTTACATATTTTTGGGGAATCAAATGAATATTGACTCAAGatattaatttttctaataaatgaataataggTGGTAAAGAgataaataaagtttaaaagGGTGGAAAAAAATTGAACGAATATTCTATTTTAACATGTACAAAATTCTGCACTACcatttattttacatatagcattttaaagttttttttaaatttattatagataattattaaaataaaaaattaaagggaTAATGTATCATATTGGATAACATTTCAACTTACTATATATACTTGAAAGGGAAAAATATTACACAAAATAATAGTTCTATTTTAAACTATACTTCTATTTCAATCGTAGTGTCGAGAAACACGATTCTATCCACcaatgtataaatataaaaataatggtaAGGgagcaaaaaaaatatatttaatgttctagaagaagaagttcataCTTTTCGttatttaaagagaaaaaacataaagacACCATCGAAGTTGTCACATATTTGCATATAGACACCTAAATTTTCAAAGTGTCCTATCACCCCACTAAACAACTATATATCGTTGTAAATGGGTCATTTTTACCCATTCCCTTGTCTAGGTTGTTTACACGCACATTAGGCGCGTCATGGAtcaattttcacttttatt
This window of the Solanum pennellii chromosome 2, SPENNV200 genome carries:
- the LOC107011895 gene encoding cytochrome P450 710A11, which translates into the protein MASIWVLLSPWIPYFISFIAFLLLLEQISYIKKKRFLPGPTLVFPFLGNVIPLVTNPTKFWDLQSALAKSTSHGFSVNYIIGKFILYIHSTDLSHKVFANVRPDAFHLIGHPFGKKLFGEHNLIYMFGQEHKDLRRRIAPNFTPKALGTYTDIQQRIIIKHFKSWLDEASKSPNTPIPLRLLCRDMNLDTSQTVFVGPYLDGESRKRFNVDYNYFNVGLMKLPVDLPGFAFRNARLAVGRLVDTLSVCVEQSLNKMKNEEEPTCLIDFWMQENLREINEAKINGLQKPFQYTNKELGGFLFDFLFAAQDASTSALLWAIVLLDSHPQVLEKVRSEVARFWSPESEQPLTAEMLREMKYLEAVAREIIRIRAPATMVPHIAGEEFRLTEDYVIPKGTIVFPSVFDSSFQGFPEPEKFEPDRFMEERQEERVYKKNFLAFGAGPHACVGQKYAINHLMLFIAMFTALIDFKRHKTDGCDDISYIPTIAPKDDCKVFLAHRCTR